The Anolis carolinensis isolate JA03-04 chromosome 2, rAnoCar3.1.pri, whole genome shotgun sequence genome has a window encoding:
- the znf131 gene encoding zinc finger protein 131 isoform X1 — protein sequence MEAEETMECIQEFPEHYKVILDRLNEQREQDQFTDITLIVDGHHFKAHKAVLAACSQFFYKFFQDFTQEPLVEIEGVSNMAFRHLIEFTYTAKLMVQGEEEANDVWKAAEYLQMLEAIKALENRKKENSLVHESHQTQDSSKAKKRKIAETSNVITETLPCAESEPVEIEVEISEGATDVGENNIEALEEVASTEQSIKYIQTTGTSDESALALLADITSKFRHGEQKSDLKEECYDISDTMGKQVEGIEIMELQLSHVNNIYHCEKCNRTFKSFYHFKEHMKTHTTESYKCDLCNKRYLRESALKQHLTCYHFDEGAANKKQRSGKKIHVCQYCDKQFDHFGHFKEHIRKHTGERPFQCPNCHEFFARNSTLKCHLTACHSEAGAKKGRKKLYECQVCNSIFNSWEQFKDHLVIHTGDKPNHCTLCDLWFMQGSELRRHLQEMHNISERIITEDVLPAESDTVAPMTIIEQVEQVHMLPVIQVQVDPAQVTIEQVHPDLITNNEVKTAQIELQEQVEISYLEVEHIQTEPSTEVHIEELDVEHVDQLHMEEVQAQLIEETDLEEVQSGHREHGELEPKESDGLNTQPVENVKEETVGT from the exons ATGGAAGCTGAAGAGACAATGGAATGCATTCAGGAGTTTCCAGAACATTACAAAGTAATCTTGGACAGATTGAATGAACAACGGGAGCAAGATCAGTTCACAGACATCACTCTGATTGTGGATG GTCACCATTTTAAAGCTCACAAAGCAGTTCTTGCTGCCTGCAGCCAGTTTTTCTACAAATTCTTCCAAGACTTCACTCAGGAGCCTCTGGTAGAGATAGAAG GTGTAAGTAACATGGCATTTCGTCACTTAATAGAGTTCACGTACACAGCCAAGTTAATGGTGCAAGGGGAAGAGGAAGCAAATGATGTCTGGAAAGCGGCTGAGTATCTTCAGATGCTGGAAGCCATTAAGGCTCTCGAAAACAG gaagaaAGAGAATTCGTTGGTGCATGAATCACATCAGACACAAGATAGTAGTAAAGCCAAAAAGCGGAAGATAGCAGAAACCTCCAATGTCATTACAGAAACACTGCCCTGTGCAGAATCTGAACCTGTTGAAATTGAGGTAGAGATTTCAGAGGGGGCTACTGATGTAGGAGAAAATAACATTGAGGCGCTTGAGGAGGTGGCTTCCACTGAACAgtctataaaatatatacagacCACGGGTACATCAGATGAGTCTGCTCTGGCTCTTCTGGCAGATATCACTAGCAAATTCCGCCACGGGGAGCAAAAAAGCGACCTTAAAGAAGAATGTTACGACATATCGGATACAATGGGCAAACAGGTGGAAGGCATTGAGATCATGGAACTTCAGCTGTCACATGTCAACAACATTTACCACTGTGAAAAGTGCAACCGTACATTTAAATCATTTTACCACTTTAAAGAACACATGAAAACGCACACTACGGAAAGTTACAAGTGTGACCTATGCAACAAAAGGTACTTGCGTGAGAGTGCGTTAAAACAGCACCTTACCTGTTACCACTTTGATGAAGGTGCTGCTAACAAGAAACAAAGATCTGGCAAGAAAATACACGTCTGCCAGTACTGTGATAAACAGTTTGACCACTTTGGACATTTTAAGGAACATATTCGGAAGCACACAG GTGAAAGGCCGTTTCAGTGTCCAAACTGCCATGAGTTTTTTGCCCGGAACAGTACTCTCAAATGTCACTTGACAGCATGCCATTCAGAGGCTGGTGCTAAAAAGGGACGGAAGAAACTTTATGAATGTCAG GTCTGCAACAGTATATTTAACAGCTGGGAACAATTCAAGGATCACCTAGTAATACATACAGGTGACAAACCCAATCACTGTACTTTATGTGACTTGTGGTTTATGCAAGGCAGTGAGTTGAGGAGACACCTGCAAGAAATGCACAACATTTCAGAACGGATAATAACAGAGGATGTCCTTCCGGCGGAGAGTGACACCGTGGCTCCCATGACCATCATAGAGCAGGTGGAACAAGTCCATATGTTGCCCGTCATTCAGGTCCAGGTGGATCCAGCGCAAGTGACAATTGAACAAGTGCATCCAGATTTGATAACGAATAATGAAGTGAAAACTGCGCAAATAGAGCTCCAAGAGCAGGTCGAGATTAGCTACTTGGAAGTGGAGCACATTCAGACTGAGCCCAGTACTGAAGTCCACATAGAGGAGTTAGACGTGGAACATGTGGATCAGTTACACATGGAAGAGGTTCAAGCGCAGCTTATAGAAGAAACGGATCTAGAGGAAGTACAATCAGGACACAGGGAACACGGCGAACTAGAACCTAAAGAGTCTGATGGGTTAAACACACAACCAGTAGAGAATGTAAAAGAGGAAACAGTGGGAACCTAG
- the znf131 gene encoding zinc finger protein 131 isoform X3: protein MAFRHLIEFTYTAKLMVQGEEEANDVWKAAEYLQMLEAIKALENRKKENSLVHESHQTQDSSKAKKRKIAETSNVITETLPCAESEPVEIEVEISEGATDVGENNIEALEEVASTEQSIKYIQTTGTSDESALALLADITSKFRHGEQKSDLKEECYDISDTMGKQVEGIEIMELQLSHVNNIYHCEKCNRTFKSFYHFKEHMKTHTTESYKCDLCNKRYLRESALKQHLTCYHFDEGAANKKQRSGKKIHVCQYCDKQFDHFGHFKEHIRKHTGERPFQCPNCHEFFARNSTLKCHLTACHSEAGAKKGRKKLYECQVCNSIFNSWEQFKDHLVIHTGDKPNHCTLCDLWFMQGSELRRHLQEMHNISERIITEDVLPAESDTVAPMTIIEQVEQVHMLPVIQVQVDPAQVTIEQVHPDLITNNEVKTAQIELQEQVEISYLEVEHIQTEPSTEVHIEELDVEHVDQLHMEEVQAQLIEETDLEEVQSGHREHGELEPKESDGLNTQPVENVKEETVGT, encoded by the exons ATGGCATTTCGTCACTTAATAGAGTTCACGTACACAGCCAAGTTAATGGTGCAAGGGGAAGAGGAAGCAAATGATGTCTGGAAAGCGGCTGAGTATCTTCAGATGCTGGAAGCCATTAAGGCTCTCGAAAACAG gaagaaAGAGAATTCGTTGGTGCATGAATCACATCAGACACAAGATAGTAGTAAAGCCAAAAAGCGGAAGATAGCAGAAACCTCCAATGTCATTACAGAAACACTGCCCTGTGCAGAATCTGAACCTGTTGAAATTGAGGTAGAGATTTCAGAGGGGGCTACTGATGTAGGAGAAAATAACATTGAGGCGCTTGAGGAGGTGGCTTCCACTGAACAgtctataaaatatatacagacCACGGGTACATCAGATGAGTCTGCTCTGGCTCTTCTGGCAGATATCACTAGCAAATTCCGCCACGGGGAGCAAAAAAGCGACCTTAAAGAAGAATGTTACGACATATCGGATACAATGGGCAAACAGGTGGAAGGCATTGAGATCATGGAACTTCAGCTGTCACATGTCAACAACATTTACCACTGTGAAAAGTGCAACCGTACATTTAAATCATTTTACCACTTTAAAGAACACATGAAAACGCACACTACGGAAAGTTACAAGTGTGACCTATGCAACAAAAGGTACTTGCGTGAGAGTGCGTTAAAACAGCACCTTACCTGTTACCACTTTGATGAAGGTGCTGCTAACAAGAAACAAAGATCTGGCAAGAAAATACACGTCTGCCAGTACTGTGATAAACAGTTTGACCACTTTGGACATTTTAAGGAACATATTCGGAAGCACACAG GTGAAAGGCCGTTTCAGTGTCCAAACTGCCATGAGTTTTTTGCCCGGAACAGTACTCTCAAATGTCACTTGACAGCATGCCATTCAGAGGCTGGTGCTAAAAAGGGACGGAAGAAACTTTATGAATGTCAG GTCTGCAACAGTATATTTAACAGCTGGGAACAATTCAAGGATCACCTAGTAATACATACAGGTGACAAACCCAATCACTGTACTTTATGTGACTTGTGGTTTATGCAAGGCAGTGAGTTGAGGAGACACCTGCAAGAAATGCACAACATTTCAGAACGGATAATAACAGAGGATGTCCTTCCGGCGGAGAGTGACACCGTGGCTCCCATGACCATCATAGAGCAGGTGGAACAAGTCCATATGTTGCCCGTCATTCAGGTCCAGGTGGATCCAGCGCAAGTGACAATTGAACAAGTGCATCCAGATTTGATAACGAATAATGAAGTGAAAACTGCGCAAATAGAGCTCCAAGAGCAGGTCGAGATTAGCTACTTGGAAGTGGAGCACATTCAGACTGAGCCCAGTACTGAAGTCCACATAGAGGAGTTAGACGTGGAACATGTGGATCAGTTACACATGGAAGAGGTTCAAGCGCAGCTTATAGAAGAAACGGATCTAGAGGAAGTACAATCAGGACACAGGGAACACGGCGAACTAGAACCTAAAGAGTCTGATGGGTTAAACACACAACCAGTAGAGAATGTAAAAGAGGAAACAGTGGGAACCTAG
- the znf131 gene encoding zinc finger protein 131 isoform X2, with protein sequence MEAEETMECIQEFPEHYKVILDRLNEQREQDQFTDITLIVDGHHFKAHKAVLAACSQFFYKFFQDFTQEPLVEIEGVSNMAFRHLIEFTYTAKLMVQGEEEANDVWKAAEYLQMLEAIKALENRQKENSLVHESHQTQDSSKAKKRKIAETSNVITETLPCAESEPVEIEVEISEGATDVGENNIEALEEVASTEQSIKYIQTTGTSDESALALLADITSKFRHGEQKSDLKEECYDISDTMGKQVEGIEIMELQLSHVNNIYHCEKCNRTFKSFYHFKEHMKTHTTESYKCDLCNKRYLRESALKQHLTCYHFDEGAANKKQRSGKKIHVCQYCDKQFDHFGHFKEHIRKHTGERPFQCPNCHEFFARNSTLKCHLTACHSEAGAKKGRKKLYECQVCNSIFNSWEQFKDHLVIHTGDKPNHCTLCDLWFMQGSELRRHLQEMHNISERIITEDVLPAESDTVAPMTIIEQVEQVHMLPVIQVQVDPAQVTIEQVHPDLITNNEVKTAQIELQEQVEISYLEVEHIQTEPSTEVHIEELDVEHVDQLHMEEVQAQLIEETDLEEVQSGHREHGELEPKESDGLNTQPVENVKEETVGT encoded by the exons ATGGAAGCTGAAGAGACAATGGAATGCATTCAGGAGTTTCCAGAACATTACAAAGTAATCTTGGACAGATTGAATGAACAACGGGAGCAAGATCAGTTCACAGACATCACTCTGATTGTGGATG GTCACCATTTTAAAGCTCACAAAGCAGTTCTTGCTGCCTGCAGCCAGTTTTTCTACAAATTCTTCCAAGACTTCACTCAGGAGCCTCTGGTAGAGATAGAAG GTGTAAGTAACATGGCATTTCGTCACTTAATAGAGTTCACGTACACAGCCAAGTTAATGGTGCAAGGGGAAGAGGAAGCAAATGATGTCTGGAAAGCGGCTGAGTATCTTCAGATGCTGGAAGCCATTAAGGCTCTCGAAAACAGGCAA aaAGAGAATTCGTTGGTGCATGAATCACATCAGACACAAGATAGTAGTAAAGCCAAAAAGCGGAAGATAGCAGAAACCTCCAATGTCATTACAGAAACACTGCCCTGTGCAGAATCTGAACCTGTTGAAATTGAGGTAGAGATTTCAGAGGGGGCTACTGATGTAGGAGAAAATAACATTGAGGCGCTTGAGGAGGTGGCTTCCACTGAACAgtctataaaatatatacagacCACGGGTACATCAGATGAGTCTGCTCTGGCTCTTCTGGCAGATATCACTAGCAAATTCCGCCACGGGGAGCAAAAAAGCGACCTTAAAGAAGAATGTTACGACATATCGGATACAATGGGCAAACAGGTGGAAGGCATTGAGATCATGGAACTTCAGCTGTCACATGTCAACAACATTTACCACTGTGAAAAGTGCAACCGTACATTTAAATCATTTTACCACTTTAAAGAACACATGAAAACGCACACTACGGAAAGTTACAAGTGTGACCTATGCAACAAAAGGTACTTGCGTGAGAGTGCGTTAAAACAGCACCTTACCTGTTACCACTTTGATGAAGGTGCTGCTAACAAGAAACAAAGATCTGGCAAGAAAATACACGTCTGCCAGTACTGTGATAAACAGTTTGACCACTTTGGACATTTTAAGGAACATATTCGGAAGCACACAG GTGAAAGGCCGTTTCAGTGTCCAAACTGCCATGAGTTTTTTGCCCGGAACAGTACTCTCAAATGTCACTTGACAGCATGCCATTCAGAGGCTGGTGCTAAAAAGGGACGGAAGAAACTTTATGAATGTCAG GTCTGCAACAGTATATTTAACAGCTGGGAACAATTCAAGGATCACCTAGTAATACATACAGGTGACAAACCCAATCACTGTACTTTATGTGACTTGTGGTTTATGCAAGGCAGTGAGTTGAGGAGACACCTGCAAGAAATGCACAACATTTCAGAACGGATAATAACAGAGGATGTCCTTCCGGCGGAGAGTGACACCGTGGCTCCCATGACCATCATAGAGCAGGTGGAACAAGTCCATATGTTGCCCGTCATTCAGGTCCAGGTGGATCCAGCGCAAGTGACAATTGAACAAGTGCATCCAGATTTGATAACGAATAATGAAGTGAAAACTGCGCAAATAGAGCTCCAAGAGCAGGTCGAGATTAGCTACTTGGAAGTGGAGCACATTCAGACTGAGCCCAGTACTGAAGTCCACATAGAGGAGTTAGACGTGGAACATGTGGATCAGTTACACATGGAAGAGGTTCAAGCGCAGCTTATAGAAGAAACGGATCTAGAGGAAGTACAATCAGGACACAGGGAACACGGCGAACTAGAACCTAAAGAGTCTGATGGGTTAAACACACAACCAGTAGAGAATGTAAAAGAGGAAACAGTGGGAACCTAG